The sequence CGCAGGGTGCGCTGGACGCCGTATCCGGCGGCAGGCACCGACACGAACTCGCCGCTGTCGCAGGTCACGACCGACGGCGCGCGCGCCGCGCGCGCGGCGAGGGCCGCGTGGAGGCCTTGGGGGTCGGCCCAGAACGCGTGCACGACATCGAAGGGCCCGTGGCGGGCGATCGCGCGGCCGAGTGCCCGCCAGACGGCCACCGGCGTCAGGCCCACTGGCGCCGAGGGCCGCCCGAGGTCGTGAACCTCGATGCCGCGCAGGCGGTAGGACGTGGGCGCCGGCAGGTGGCGCAGGACGAAGGCGTGCACGGCGTGCCGTTCGGCCAGCGCGGCGAGCAGGCCCAGGTACACCGGCACGACCTCGATCCGCCCGCTCGGGTGCAGCCCGCCCTTGAGGACGAACGCGAGCCGCATCAGCGATCCCGCACCCGCGTCGTCGCGAGCAGCTCGCGGTAGACACCCAGGGTCCGGGAGGCGATCGCGGCCCAGCTCAGCTCCTGCTCGAACTGCGCGCGCACCCGGGTCCGCTCCGCCGCCAGGTCGAGCGACGCCATCTCGACGAGGGCCGCGGCCGCCTCGTCGACGTCGCCCGGCCGCCAGTACCGTCCACACGGGCCCGCGATCGCGCGGAACGGCGGGATGTCGGTGACGACCGGCGGCAGGCCGCAGGCCATCGCCTCGATGAGCGCGTAGCCGCTGCCCTCGGCGCGGCTGCCGCTCACGAACAGATCCGCGGCGCCGTAGTAGTCGCCGATGGCCGCGTGCGCGACGCCGCCGACGAGCGTGACGCGGCCCTCGAGGGTGGGAGCGGCCGCGATGGCCGCCCGCAGCGCGGGCTCGAGCGGCCCGTTCTGGTAGACGAAGGCGAGGCGGGCGGCGGGGCGCACCGCCGCCAGCCGCTCGAAGGCCGCCAGCACGGCCAGCGGCTCCTTGCCGGGCACGAGGCGGCCGACCGAGAGGACCAGCGGATCGCCGCGCAGCCCGGTCCGCCGCCGGGCCTCGATGCGCGGCGCCGGGCGCACCCCGGTGCTGCTCTCGATCAGGCCGAGGACGTGCTGGCGGCGGAGGATGCCGGCGTCCTGCCAGGCCCGCGCCTGCGCTTCCGCCGTGAAGGACACGGCGTCGACGACACCGAGACCGCGTCGCCAGGCGAGCCGCCGCCACGCGCCGACCACCGATCCGTCCGGCGGCCGCGCGCCGGCGTGGTCCTGCACGACGAGCACGGCCTCGCGCGCCGCCCGGCGCAAGGACGGCAGGAGCGCCGGGAACCCGAGGCCGTTGACGTGCAGGAGATGCGGCCGCGACAGCGCGACGGCCTCGGCCACCGGCGAGGACCCCGTCCGCGCGGGCAGCACCGCCGGCCGCCCGTCGGCGACGAACACGTATTCGACGCCGCCGCGCTGCACCTGGCGGGCGCGGGAGTAGCGCTGCACGACCCGCACGGACGCGCCCGCCTCGGTCATCGCGTCGCACCAGCCGGTGAGCGTGGCATAGCGATCGAGGAGCGCCTCGGGCCCAGGGGCGGCCGGATCGAACGCCGCGTTCACCACGGTCAGACGGAGATCGGAGGGCACCCTTGCGTGCTCGACGTGCCGGCACGCCTCGCACCGACCGGCGGATTGTACGTGCGACCGGCCGGATTGCGGGCGGAAGGGGGCTACACTTCCAGCCGCCGGGCCGGCGCCGCGGCCGCGGGCTCGAGCCCGGCGTGGAGGTGGGACATGCGGACGCGCATCGTGCTGTCGTTGGTCGCGGTCGTCGCCCTGGCGCCATCGATGCGCGCCGATCAGATCCCGACGGCCACCCCGGAAAGCGTCGGCCTGTCGAGCCAGCGGCTCGAACGTCTGGCCACGGCCATCCAGGACGAAATCGCGCGGGGGCGGATGCCGGGCGCCGTCGTCGCCATCGCCCGCAGGGGCAGGCTCGCCTACTACGAGGCCTTCGGCGCCCTCGATGCCGCGGCGAAGACGCCGATGCCCAAGGACGCCATCTTCGCGCTCGCGTCGATGACCAAGCCGCTGGTGGCAGCCGGCACGCTCATGCTCGCGGAAGAGGGGCGCCTCCTCCTGAACGATCCGGTGGGCAACTACCTGCCGGCGCTCGCGAACCGGCAGGTGCAGACCGCCTCCGGCCTCGAGCCGGCTCGCCGCCAGCCCACCCTGCAGGACATGCTGCGCCACACCGCCGGCGTGAGCTACGGCAACCGCGGCAACTCGCCCCTCCACGCGCTCTACGGGCTGCGCATCAAGAGCGCCGCCACGCAGACGAGCGACGACTTCCTGAAGGAGCTCGGGGCCTTGCCGCTCTTCTTCCAGCCGGGCAGCGCGTGGGAGTACAGCTACGGCCTCGACGTGGCCGGGCTGGCCATCGAGGCCGTGACGAAGCAGCGCCTCGGGGCGTTCCTGCACGAGCGCCTGTTCGCGCCGCTCGGCATGGTGGACACGGCGTTCGTGCAGCCCGAGGCCAAGGCCGCGCGGATCGCCCGGCCGCTGGCGAAGGATCCGGACACCGGACAGCCCATCACGTTCCGGCCGGCGACGGTGGCGTCGAAGTACGACTGCGGCGGCGGGTGCGCGTCTGGCACCGCCCTCGACTACCTGCGCTTCGCGCTGATGCTGCTCGACAAGGGCACGCTCGACGGCCACCGCGTGCTCGGCAGGAAGTCGGTCGAGTACATGACGGCGAACCAGCTCGGGGCCGGCGTGGACGTGTCGCGGCTGCACGAGTTCGCGGTGGAGCACATGGACGGGTTCGGCTTCGGCCTCGGCGTGGCCGTGCGCACCGAGCCGGGGATCGCGGGCGTTCCGGGTACGCCCGGCGAGTTCCTGTGGAGCGGCGCGCAGGGCACGATGTTCTGGGTGGATCCGAAGGAGGAGCTCGCCGTCGTGTACCTGGCCAGCACGCCGGGGCCCATCCGCCGGCACTACCGCGAACTCGTGAAGCTGCTGGTCGTGCAGGCGATTGCAGACTGAGCGCCCGAGGGCGGCAGGCGGCCGGACGCGAGCGGCTAGGCCAGGCGCGCGCGGACCTTGTCGTTGGCGCCCGTGAGATCGCCGAGGCGCGTGCCCTCGCGGACGGCGCGTTCCCGTTCGGCGCCCCGGGCCTGCCGCTCGAGCGCCGCCGCCACCACGGCCTCGACCTCGTCCGGCGGCAGCACCAGCACGCCGCTGTCGTCGGCGAGCACGGCGTCGCCCGGCTGCACCACGGCGCCGCCGCACGAGATCGGCACGTTCAGGTACCCGCCCAGATCGTAGAGGCGCGTGGTGACCGGGGCGATGCCCCGCGCCCACATCGGGAACCGCGACGCCTCGATCTCGGCCAGGTCGGTGCAGGGGCCGTCCACGATTCCGGCCGCGGCGCCCGCGGCCTTCGCCGCCAGGGTGACGGCGCCGCCCCAGCACGCGTGGCGGTCGTCGCCGAGGCGGTCGACCACCAGCACGTCGCCCGGACGCAGCAGCCCCAGGGCGTGGTGCAGCAGCGTGGAGTCGGGCCCGGGAATCGCCAGCGTGACGGCCGTGCCGGTCACGCGGTGGCCGCGCAGGAGCGGCTGGATGCCGCGCTGCATGAACCCCAGGTGCCGCCAGTGCCCCACGGTGGCCGTCTCCACCTGGGCCAGCGCGGCCAGCGCCGCCGAAGGCACGGGCGCCGGCATCGCCCGGACGACGTACGGCGTCACCGCGCGCCGACCGTCAGCATCTGGGTCCGGTGCTCGCTCATCGGGATGAGGGCGCGGACGCGGCGGATCTCGTCGGGCTCGACGCGCGCGGTCACGAAGCCCACGCCGTCGGACGCGCGCGCGATCACGTGGCCCCACGGGTCGCAGACGAGCGAGTGGCCGTAGGTCTGGCGCACCGTGCCGCCGGCGTCGTAGGACCCGCACTGGCCCGACGCGAGGACGTAGGTCTGGGTCTCGATGGCGCGGGCCCGCAGCAGCACCTCCCAGTGGTCCTTGCCGGTCAGGAGCGTGAAGGCCGCGGGCACCACGATCACGTCGGCGCCTCCGCGCGCCAGCGCCAGGAACAGCTCGCTGAAACGCAGGTCGTAGCAGATCGTGCAGCCGACCGTCAGGCCCTCGAGGTCGTAGAGCACCACGTCGTCGCCCGCCTTGACCGTCGCCGACTCGCGGTAGGCATGGCCGTCGGGCGCGATGACGTCGAAGAGGTGGATCTTGCGGTAGCGCGCCACCTCGCGGCCCTCGCGATTGAAGACCACGGTGGTGTTGTACGCGCGCGAGGCGTCGCCCGGGATGCGCTCCACCATGCTCCCGGCGTGGATCCAGACGCGGTGCGACTTCGCCGCCGCCTGCATGGCGGCGTACGCGGCGCCGCCCGGCAGCGGCTCGGCGGCCGCGACCCGGCCGGCGGACGGCCCGCCGTAGAACTCGAAGTACTCGGGCAGGACCACCAGGTCCGGACGGTCCATCTCGACGGCCCGCGCGATGAGTGCCTCGGCGTCGCGAAGGTTCTTCGGCCGATCGGTGCCGGCGTTGGTCTGAATCAGCGTCGCTTTCACTGGTGCCCCCTGATCTGGTCTGGCCCCGCCGTCCGCGGGTCGCTCGCCACTAGATGATGCCATCCTTCCGCAGCGACTCCAGCGTGGCCGACACCCCGGCGCGCACCACGCCGTGCTGCGAGGCCACGACCATCCGCTCGGCTCCTTCGGCCTCCCCGAAGAGCCGCTCCGGCGGCGTCCACGCCGGCATGATCCACGGCTTGCCCGCGGCGGCCGCCGCCCGCGCCACGCGCACGAGATCGGCGCGGTCCTCGTCGTCGAAGGTGTAGGCGCCGCGGCCCCGGGCGAGCGCGAGGTCGCTCGGTCCCGGGAAGAGGCCGTCGACCGTGTCCAGCGCCGCAATCGCCTCCACCTCGGCCAGGCTCTCGGCGGTCTCGATCATGGCGAGCGTGCGGACGCGGCGGTCCGTGTCCGCGAAGTAGCTGCCCGTCGCCCGTGCGTAGCCGGCCGAGCGTCCGCCGGAGTAGCTCCGGACGCCGCGCGGCGGGAACTTCCCCGCGGCGAGCACCTCCCGGGCGTGGGCCACGCCGCCGAGGTGTGGCACGACCACGCCGTCGGCGCCGAAGTCGAGCGCCTGCTGGATGGCTTCCGTGGTCGGCGCCACCGTCTTGCACAGGACGGTGAAGCCGAGCGCGCGGGTCAAGGCCAGGAACGGGTCGAGCGCGCCGAGGTCGAACGCGCCGTGCTCGAGGTCCAGCAGCAGGTGGCGCACGCCCATCGTGTGGAGGATCTCGACGTACGGCGCCTGCGGGTGCGAGAGCCAGAAGATCAGGCGATCGAGTGCGGCGGGCACGCGCGCCATTGTAGGTCCGGACCGGCGGGGCGGATCACGCGTCGCGGCCGTCGATCCAGGCGAACGGCCGGCGCGGCTGGCGTTCGGCCGCGGCCGCCACGCGTCTGGCCAGCCGGCGGTAGCGGTCCGCCTCGCGGCAGATGCGGTCCTGGGCGCGGGCGGCCTCGCCCATCACCACGCGTTCGGCGATGCGCCACGTCGCCACGAGGTGGTCCAGGATGGACACGTAGTCCGGGGCGGTGTAGACGCCCGTGCGCTGCGCGGCCGCGGCGAAGCGATCGAACGCGGGCGGCTCCAGGCCGTCGTCCATCGTGCGGCCCGGCATCACGATCTGGCGGTCGAGCATCGCGGCGAACGCCAGGATGCCGCCGCCCGGATCCGTGGTGAGCACTTCCGCCATCATCCGCGTGTAGAAACGCTCGTGCCGCGCTTCGTCGGCGGCGATCATCCGGCAGATGCGGGCCAGGTTGGGATCGCCGGCCTGCTCTGCGAGACGGCCCACGTTGCCGTGCGAGATCCGCGTGGCGCGTTCCTGGAACGCGGTGTAGACGAGCAGGCCGTACGGATCGCCGTCGGTGCCGGGGTTGAAGCCGCTGGCGATGAGCGACTGCACCGTGCGTTCCACGGCGCGCATGTTCACGCGGCCGGTCAGGCGCAGGTACGCGTTCAGCAGGTCGCCGTGGCGGTTCTCCTCGGCCGTCCAGCCGCGCAGCCACCGCGCCCACGGCGCGTCGCTCGTGCCCTCGGCGTCCTGGACCAGCTGGTTGAGGGCCATCGAGTAGCTCGGCAGCGCCTCTTCCGTCACCATGTCGCCGACGAGCACGACGAGGAGATCGTCGGGCAGGGCGCGGGCGCGCTCGCGGAAGGCGGCGAGTTCGTCCTGCCAGCCCCCGGCGGCGAGGTCGGGCAGGTAGTCGGACGGCTGCCACGCGCGATCCGGCGGCGGCAGGATCGCCAGGTCGCGCTCCACGAGCGGGGCCAGGCCGAGCACCACCTCCGCGTGGTGGCGGCCTCCGCCCGCTCCGGTGCCGTGCCTCGGGATGCCGGCGTCCATCAGGCGGCCGGCATCCGCGCCGCGGCGACGGCGTCGTCCCACGGCTCGTTGAACCGGCGCCGGCCCACGCCGTTCTTGGTCAGGAGCAGCTGCACCACGCCGGTGTGCCGCTCGAGGAACGTCGCCTCGCAGGTGCCGAGGTAGAAGTCCCACATCCGGATGAAGCGCTCGTCGAAGCCCTGGGCCCGGACCTCGTCGAGACGCGCGTGGAAGCGCGACCGCCAGGCGCGCAGCGTCCGCGCGTAGTGCGTGCCGAACTGCTCGGCGGCGTAGAGCGACAGCGACGTGGTCCTGGCGAGCGACTTCATGATCTCGCCCACCGACGCCAGCTCCCCGCCCGGGAAGATGTAGGTCTCGATCCAGTCCGGGGTGCCGTGGTAGTGCGGGAACCACTGGTCGTCGAGCGTGATGGTCTGCATGGCCATCGCGCCGCCGGGCGCGAGCAGGCGGTCCACCGCGCCGAAGTAGTCGTCGTAGTGCCCCAGCCCGACGGCCTCGAACATCTCGATGCTCACGACCTTGTCGAACTGCCCGGTGAGCTCCCGGTAATCGGCCTGCAGGACCTCGACCCGCCCCTGGCAGGGGCCGGCCTGCACGAGCGTCTCGCGCACGTAGCGGTACTGCTCGGCGCTGATCGTGGTCGTGGTCACGTGGCAGCCGTAGCGGCTCGCCGCCCACCGCGCGAAGCCGCCCCACCCGCTGCCGATCTCGAGGACCCGGTCGCCGGGCTGGAGGTCCAGCACGCGGCACAGGCGGTCCACCTTGCTCTGCTGGGCGGCCTCGAGCCCGTCGCCCGCGCGCTCGAAGTAGGCGCTCGAGTACATCATCAGGTGGTCGTCGAGGAAGAGCCGGAAGAAGTCGTTGCCCAGGTCGTAGTGGTGGCGGATGTGGCGCCGGCTGCCGGCCAGCGAGTTGTCGCGGAGGCGGCGCGCCAGCCCGCGCGCGATCCGCGCCGCCGTCGCCGCCATCGTGGGCCGCTCCTCCACCACATGCCGGTTCCGAAGCAGGAGCCGCACGAGCGTCACCAGGTCCGGCGTGGTCCAGTCGCCGTCCATGTACGCTTCGCCGAGGCCGATGTCGGCCCCCGTGAGCACGCGGCCGTAGAAGCGCGGATCGTGCACGGCCAGCACGGCGTCGAGGCCCCCGGCGCGCCCGAACCGGTGGCGACGTCCGCCCTCGTCGAGCGCGAGCGCGCCGTCGCGCAGCCGCTCGAGGCCTGCCAGCACGGCGCGCCTCGGCCACCCAGTCGTCATCGTGAATCCCCTTCCGAGACGCCGTCCGGCGCCAATTCCGCGGTGGCCTCCCGCCACGCCGCCCGCTCGCCGACGCCGTCGGGCGTCGCGCGCGGCACGACCGCCACGCCCTTCCACCAGAGTTTCAGCGCCTCCCAGTGGATGCCGGCCGTGACCTCGGCCGTCATCACCGGGTGCCGCAGCAGGTGCCACCTGATTTCGCGGGCCGTCCACGGACGGCGGACCAGGGACAGCGTGGCGTCCATGGCCGCCACGCCGCCGCGCTCGGTGCGCATGTGGGCCGCCAGCCGATCGCCCGGGACCGTGAACGCGAAGCGGTAGTCCAGGTCCACCGGCAGGAACGGCGACACGTAGAGGGACTTCGCCGCCGCCGCCCTGAAGGTGGGCGAGGCGCTCTCAGCGCGCAGCCAGTAAGTCTCGCCGCCGCCGAAGGTGTTGTTCACTTCGGCCACGACCAGGGACAGCGTCCCGTCGGGCGCGAAGGCGTAGTAGAACGACACCGGGTTGAAGACGTAGCCCAGGTAGCGCAGGTGGGTCAGCAGCAGGATGCGGCCGCCCGGCAGTTCGAGGCCGCGCGAAGCGGCCGCCGCCGCCAGCCGCTCGCGGAGCGGCTGCCGCGGATCGCCCAGGTGATCGCGCTCGTGATACGCCGCCCAGTTCCAGCGGTCGTAGCTCGTGACCCGCGAGACCGCCATCAGCTCCGGCAGCCGGTCGATGTCGAGCAGGGCCATCGCCGTCCGGTAGACGAAGCGGTGCGCCACCGGGGTGAAGCGCCGGTGCCGCAGGGTGCCGACGAAGAGGCCCGGCTCGATCACCAGTCCACTCCCAGGGTCGCGGCCACGCGGATGGCCGAGTTCAGGCCGTCCTCGTGGAAACCGTAGCCCCAGTAGGCGCCGCAGTAGTGGGTGCGGACGACGCCGCTGACCGCGCGCCAGCGCGCCTGGGCCCGGATGGCGTCGAGCGTGAAGAGCGGGTGCGCGTACTCGAGCCGCCGCAGCACCTTCGACGGGTCGATGGGCACCTGCGCGTTGAGCGTGACGCAGTAGCGCTCGCGGGCCTGCAGGCCCTGCAGCCGGTTGAGGTCGTAGGTCACGGCCGGCGGCGCGTCCGGACGGCCGCCGAGCAGGTAGTTCCACGACGCCCGGGCGCGCGGCCGCGCCGGCAGCAGCGTCTGGTCGGTGTGGAGGCACACGGTGTTGCGCGTCGTCCGGAAGTGCGCGAACACCTCCCGCTCGGCGTCGGTGGCGTCGGCGAGGAGCGGCAGCACCTGGTTGCCGTGGCACGCGAAGACCACGTGATCGACCGTCATGGCCGGGCGGTCGAAGAACGTCAGCGTGACGCCGGTGTCGCTGCGCCTCACGCCGTCGATCACGGCGCCGAGGACGACGCGGTCTCCGAGTCCGGCCGTGAGGCGCGGGATGTAGGTGTCGCTGCCGCCCACGACCACCTTCCACACGGGCTGCGACGTGAGGCCGAGCAGGCCGTGGTTGGCGAAGAAGCGCACGAGCGTGACGGCCGGGAACGTGCGGATGGCCTCGAGCGACGTGGACCAGATGGCCGACGCCATCGGGAGCAGGTAGCGGTTGGTGAACTCGTCGCCGAAGTTCCTGGCGTCGAGGAAGTCGCCGAGCGTGACCGACGCGCCGTCCGGCGCGGCCAGGAGCGCGGGCGCCTCGCGATTGAAGCGCAGGATCTCGGCGAGCAGCCAGAAGTGCGAAGGGCTGACCGCGTTCCTGGGCTGGGCGAAGAATCCCAGCACGCCGCGGCTGCTGTATTCGAGGCCCGTGGCCCGGCACGAGACGCCGAAGGACATGTCGGAGTCGGCCGTCGCCACGTCCAGCTCCCGGAAGAGGCGCACGAGGTTCGGGTAGGTCCGGTCGTTGTGGACGAGGAAGCCCGTGTCCAGCCGCACGTGCCCGTCCGGTCCGTCGACGTCCACCGTGTGGGTGTGCCCGCCGAGCCGCGTCTCGCGCTCGAACAGGAACACGCGGTGCCGGCGGCCGAGCAGGTAGGCGGCGGCCAGCCCCGAGATGCCCCCGCCGATGACGGCCACCGTGTCCATGCGTCTTGGAGATCTACGCGAGGACTCCCGATTTGTCAAATGTTTGTCCATGACAAATGGTTGACAAGACGACCCCTCGACTCGTAGGATGCGGCCCATGACCACTCCGTGGGCGCGCATCGCGATCGGCGCGATGTGCTTCGTGATCCTGGACGGGATGTGGCTGGGCCTCGTCATGAACGGCTTCTACCGCTCGCAGCTCGCGCCGATCGCCCGGCTCGGCGAGGGCGGAGGCTTCGCCCCGAACTGGCCGGCGGCCTTCGTCGTGTACCTGCTGCTCGGCGGCGGGATCGGCGCGTTCGTGACGCCGCGCGCGGCGACGCTGCCCGAGACCCTCCTGCTGGGCGCGCTCTTCGGCGTCGTCGTGTACGGGGTGTACGACTTCACCAACTACTCCACGCTCAGGCAGTGGCCCTTCGCCCTCACGCTGGTGGACGTGGCATGGGGCGCCTTCGCGTCGGCGGTCACGGCCGCGGTGCTGTGGGCGACGACACGGTGAGGTCGGACCGGGCCGGTGCGGCCCGGTATCCGATCCGGGCCGTCTCCAGGCTGACCGGCATCGCGATCGACACGCTGCGCGCGTGGGAGCGCCGCTACGGCGCGGTCGTGCCGGTCCGCGACGGGCGCGGCCGGCTCTACTCGGACGCCGACGTCGCCCGGCTGCGGCTGCTGCACGACGCGACGCTGGCCGGCCACGCCGTGGGCCGAATCGCGACGCTGCCGCTCGAGGACCTGCGTGCCCTCACGGCCGCCCCGGCCGCGCCGCGTGCGGACGCCCCCGCGCCCGCGATCGAGGCGACGGTCCTTCGCCGCGCGCTCGACGAGCTGGACGGCGTGGCGCTCGACCGTGAGTTCTCGCGGCTCGCCGCGGTCCTGCCGCCGCTCGAGCTCGTACGCGATCTGCTCCTGCCGACGCTGCGCGAGGTGGGCGAGGCGTGGAACCAGCGGCGCGGCGGCATCGCGCACGAACGGCTCATCTCGTCCGCGATGCGCCACCTGCTGGGCTCGTTCCTCCGCGTGCACGCGCGCAGCGACTCGCCGATCGGCCTGATGTTCGCGACGCCGTCGGGCGAGCGCCACGAGGTGGGCATCCTGAGCGCGGCGATGCTCGCGGCCAGCCGTGGCCTGAAGGTGTCCTACGTGGGACC comes from Vicinamibacterales bacterium and encodes:
- a CDS encoding FAD-dependent oxidoreductase, which encodes MDTVAVIGGGISGLAAAYLLGRRHRVFLFERETRLGGHTHTVDVDGPDGHVRLDTGFLVHNDRTYPNLVRLFRELDVATADSDMSFGVSCRATGLEYSSRGVLGFFAQPRNAVSPSHFWLLAEILRFNREAPALLAAPDGASVTLGDFLDARNFGDEFTNRYLLPMASAIWSTSLEAIRTFPAVTLVRFFANHGLLGLTSQPVWKVVVGGSDTYIPRLTAGLGDRVVLGAVIDGVRRSDTGVTLTFFDRPAMTVDHVVFACHGNQVLPLLADATDAEREVFAHFRTTRNTVCLHTDQTLLPARPRARASWNYLLGGRPDAPPAVTYDLNRLQGLQARERYCVTLNAQVPIDPSKVLRRLEYAHPLFTLDAIRAQARWRAVSGVVRTHYCGAYWGYGFHEDGLNSAIRVAATLGVDW
- a CDS encoding DUF1365 domain-containing protein; translated protein: MIEPGLFVGTLRHRRFTPVAHRFVYRTAMALLDIDRLPELMAVSRVTSYDRWNWAAYHERDHLGDPRQPLRERLAAAAASRGLELPGGRILLLTHLRYLGYVFNPVSFYYAFAPDGTLSLVVAEVNNTFGGGETYWLRAESASPTFRAAAAKSLYVSPFLPVDLDYRFAFTVPGDRLAAHMRTERGGVAAMDATLSLVRRPWTAREIRWHLLRHPVMTAEVTAGIHWEALKLWWKGVAVVPRATPDGVGERAAWREATAELAPDGVSEGDSR
- a CDS encoding MerR family transcriptional regulator, yielding MRSDRAGAARYPIRAVSRLTGIAIDTLRAWERRYGAVVPVRDGRGRLYSDADVARLRLLHDATLAGHAVGRIATLPLEDLRALTAAPAAPRADAPAPAIEATVLRRALDELDGVALDREFSRLAAVLPPLELVRDLLLPTLREVGEAWNQRRGGIAHERLISSAMRHLLGSFLRVHARSDSPIGLMFATPSGERHEVGILSAAMLAASRGLKVSYVGPDLPAAEIVEAARAAGVRVLVLGLTTAGQAVATRRELTAIAATLPDDVELWVGGPASTRFARAAGGRATVVDSFDAYLGELTRLSQGGA
- a CDS encoding carbon-nitrogen hydrolase family protein; this encodes MKATLIQTNAGTDRPKNLRDAEALIARAVEMDRPDLVVLPEYFEFYGGPSAGRVAAAEPLPGGAAYAAMQAAAKSHRVWIHAGSMVERIPGDASRAYNTTVVFNREGREVARYRKIHLFDVIAPDGHAYRESATVKAGDDVVLYDLEGLTVGCTICYDLRFSELFLALARGGADVIVVPAAFTLLTGKDHWEVLLRARAIETQTYVLASGQCGSYDAGGTVRQTYGHSLVCDPWGHVIARASDGVGFVTARVEPDEIRRVRALIPMSEHRTQMLTVGAR
- a CDS encoding DUF2177 family protein, whose translation is MTTPWARIAIGAMCFVILDGMWLGLVMNGFYRSQLAPIARLGEGGGFAPNWPAAFVVYLLLGGGIGAFVTPRAATLPETLLLGALFGVVVYGVYDFTNYSTLRQWPFALTLVDVAWGAFASAVTAAVLWATTR
- a CDS encoding glycosyltransferase family 4 protein, whose amino-acid sequence is MPSDLRLTVVNAAFDPAAPGPEALLDRYATLTGWCDAMTEAGASVRVVQRYSRARQVQRGGVEYVFVADGRPAVLPARTGSSPVAEAVALSRPHLLHVNGLGFPALLPSLRRAAREAVLVVQDHAGARPPDGSVVGAWRRLAWRRGLGVVDAVSFTAEAQARAWQDAGILRRQHVLGLIESSTGVRPAPRIEARRRTGLRGDPLVLSVGRLVPGKEPLAVLAAFERLAAVRPAARLAFVYQNGPLEPALRAAIAAAPTLEGRVTLVGGVAHAAIGDYYGAADLFVSGSRAEGSGYALIEAMACGLPPVVTDIPPFRAIAGPCGRYWRPGDVDEAAAALVEMASLDLAAERTRVRAQFEQELSWAAIASRTLGVYRELLATTRVRDR
- a CDS encoding serine hydrolase domain-containing protein, with the translated sequence MRTRIVLSLVAVVALAPSMRADQIPTATPESVGLSSQRLERLATAIQDEIARGRMPGAVVAIARRGRLAYYEAFGALDAAAKTPMPKDAIFALASMTKPLVAAGTLMLAEEGRLLLNDPVGNYLPALANRQVQTASGLEPARRQPTLQDMLRHTAGVSYGNRGNSPLHALYGLRIKSAATQTSDDFLKELGALPLFFQPGSAWEYSYGLDVAGLAIEAVTKQRLGAFLHERLFAPLGMVDTAFVQPEAKAARIARPLAKDPDTGQPITFRPATVASKYDCGGGCASGTALDYLRFALMLLDKGTLDGHRVLGRKSVEYMTANQLGAGVDVSRLHEFAVEHMDGFGFGLGVAVRTEPGIAGVPGTPGEFLWSGAQGTMFWVDPKEELAVVYLASTPGPIRRHYRELVKLLVVQAIAD
- a CDS encoding acyl-ACP desaturase, which encodes MGRRRRRGADAGRLMDAGIPRHGTGAGGGRHHAEVVLGLAPLVERDLAILPPPDRAWQPSDYLPDLAAGGWQDELAAFRERARALPDDLLVVLVGDMVTEEALPSYSMALNQLVQDAEGTSDAPWARWLRGWTAEENRHGDLLNAYLRLTGRVNMRAVERTVQSLIASGFNPGTDGDPYGLLVYTAFQERATRISHGNVGRLAEQAGDPNLARICRMIAADEARHERFYTRMMAEVLTTDPGGGILAFAAMLDRQIVMPGRTMDDGLEPPAFDRFAAAAQRTGVYTAPDYVSILDHLVATWRIAERVVMGEAARAQDRICREADRYRRLARRVAAAAERQPRRPFAWIDGRDA
- a CDS encoding aldolase/citrate lyase family protein; translated protein: MPAALDRLIFWLSHPQAPYVEILHTMGVRHLLLDLEHGAFDLGALDPFLALTRALGFTVLCKTVAPTTEAIQQALDFGADGVVVPHLGGVAHAREVLAAGKFPPRGVRSYSGGRSAGYARATGSYFADTDRRVRTLAMIETAESLAEVEAIAALDTVDGLFPGPSDLALARGRGAYTFDDEDRADLVRVARAAAAAGKPWIMPAWTPPERLFGEAEGAERMVVASQHGVVRAGVSATLESLRKDGII
- a CDS encoding cyclopropane-fatty-acyl-phospholipid synthase family protein — translated: MTTGWPRRAVLAGLERLRDGALALDEGGRRHRFGRAGGLDAVLAVHDPRFYGRVLTGADIGLGEAYMDGDWTTPDLVTLVRLLLRNRHVVEERPTMAATAARIARGLARRLRDNSLAGSRRHIRHHYDLGNDFFRLFLDDHLMMYSSAYFERAGDGLEAAQQSKVDRLCRVLDLQPGDRVLEIGSGWGGFARWAASRYGCHVTTTTISAEQYRYVRETLVQAGPCQGRVEVLQADYRELTGQFDKVVSIEMFEAVGLGHYDDYFGAVDRLLAPGGAMAMQTITLDDQWFPHYHGTPDWIETYIFPGGELASVGEIMKSLARTTSLSLYAAEQFGTHYARTLRAWRSRFHARLDEVRAQGFDERFIRMWDFYLGTCEATFLERHTGVVQLLLTKNGVGRRRFNEPWDDAVAAARMPAA